In the Kitasatospora terrestris genome, one interval contains:
- a CDS encoding phosphoadenylyl-sulfate reductase — translation MTDYEALATAAGRDLEDASAQEILQWAADHFGKRFCVTSSMEDAVVAHLASTVLPGVDVVFLDTGYHFAETIGTRDAVAATMKVNVITLTPKLTVAEQDAQYGPNLHDRDPDQCCALRKVEPLNRGLGGYDAWATGLRRDESPSRANTPVVAWDPKRRKVKLAPIARWTQDDVDAYVQANGVLLNPLLWEGYTSIGCSPLSCTAKPGEGEDGRAGRWAGSGKTECGIHL, via the coding sequence ATGACTGACTACGAGGCACTGGCCACCGCGGCCGGCCGCGACCTGGAGGACGCCTCAGCGCAGGAGATCCTGCAGTGGGCGGCCGACCACTTCGGCAAGCGCTTCTGCGTCACCTCCTCGATGGAGGACGCGGTGGTCGCCCACCTGGCCTCCACGGTGCTGCCCGGCGTGGACGTGGTGTTCCTGGACACCGGCTACCACTTCGCGGAGACCATCGGCACCCGGGACGCGGTGGCGGCGACCATGAAGGTCAACGTCATCACGCTCACCCCGAAGCTCACCGTGGCCGAGCAGGACGCCCAGTACGGGCCGAACCTGCACGACCGCGACCCGGACCAGTGCTGCGCGCTGCGCAAGGTCGAGCCGCTGAACCGCGGTCTCGGCGGCTACGACGCCTGGGCCACCGGGCTGCGCCGCGACGAGTCGCCGTCCCGCGCCAACACCCCGGTGGTGGCGTGGGACCCGAAGCGCCGCAAGGTGAAGCTGGCCCCGATCGCCCGCTGGACCCAGGACGACGTGGACGCCTACGTCCAGGCCAACGGCGTGCTGCTCAACCCGCTGCTGTGGGAGGGCTACACCTCGATCGGCTGCTCGCCGCTGTCCTGCACCGCCAAGCCCGGCGAGGGCGAGGACGGCCGCGCCGGCCGCTGGGCCGGCTCGGGCAAGACCGAGTGCGGCATCCACCTCTGA
- a CDS encoding sulfate adenylyltransferase subunit 1, with product MSTTIETSATSLLRFATAGSVDDGKSTLVGRLLHDSKSVLADQLEAVEHASRRRGQEAPDLALLTDGLRAEREQGITIDVAYRYFATARRRFILADTPGHVQYTRNMVTGASTAELAVVLVDARNGVVEQTRRHAAVAALLRVPHVVLAVNKMDLVEYAEPVFAAIAEEFTAYAASLGVKDVVAVPISALAGDNVVEPSAHMDWYGGPTLLEHLETVPVGSDPSIEPARFPVQYVIRPQTEENPDYRGYAGQLASGVLRVGDTVTVLPSGHTSTVAGIDALGAETDIAWAPQSVTVRLADDIDISRGDLIAAGPAPVPTKDIEATVCHLNERPLTVGAKVLLKHTTRTVRALVKEISYRIDIDSLEQRSGAEGLKVNDIGHVVLRTAEPLALDDYTDNRRTGSFLLIDPADGTTLTAGMAGEAFDTVSTNDAPDEEDWV from the coding sequence ATGAGCACCACCATCGAGACCAGCGCCACCTCGCTGCTCCGCTTCGCCACCGCCGGCTCCGTCGACGACGGCAAGTCCACCCTGGTCGGCCGGCTGCTGCACGACTCCAAGTCGGTCCTGGCGGACCAGCTGGAGGCCGTCGAGCACGCCTCCCGCCGCCGCGGCCAGGAGGCGCCCGACCTGGCGCTGCTGACCGACGGCCTGCGGGCCGAGCGCGAGCAGGGCATCACCATCGACGTGGCGTACCGCTACTTCGCCACCGCGCGGCGCCGGTTCATCCTCGCCGACACCCCCGGGCACGTGCAGTACACCCGGAACATGGTGACCGGCGCGTCCACCGCCGAGCTGGCCGTCGTCCTGGTCGACGCCCGCAACGGCGTGGTCGAGCAGACCCGCCGGCACGCGGCCGTCGCCGCGCTGCTGCGCGTCCCGCACGTGGTCCTCGCGGTCAACAAGATGGACCTGGTGGAGTACGCGGAGCCGGTCTTCGCCGCCATCGCCGAGGAGTTCACCGCGTACGCCGCCTCGCTGGGCGTCAAGGACGTGGTGGCCGTCCCGATCTCCGCGCTGGCCGGCGACAACGTGGTCGAGCCGTCCGCCCACATGGACTGGTACGGCGGCCCGACCCTGCTGGAGCACCTGGAGACCGTCCCGGTCGGCAGCGACCCGAGCATCGAGCCGGCCCGCTTCCCGGTCCAGTACGTGATCCGTCCGCAGACCGAGGAGAACCCCGACTACCGCGGCTACGCGGGCCAGTTGGCCTCCGGCGTGCTGCGGGTCGGCGACACCGTCACGGTGCTGCCCTCCGGCCACACCAGCACGGTCGCCGGGATCGACGCGCTCGGCGCGGAGACGGACATCGCCTGGGCCCCCCAGTCGGTCACCGTCCGGCTCGCCGACGACATCGACATCTCCCGCGGCGACCTGATCGCGGCCGGCCCGGCCCCCGTCCCCACCAAGGACATCGAGGCCACCGTCTGCCACCTGAACGAGCGTCCGCTGACCGTCGGGGCGAAGGTGCTGCTCAAGCACACCACCCGCACGGTGCGCGCGCTGGTCAAGGAGATCTCGTACCGGATCGACATCGACTCCCTGGAACAGCGTTCCGGCGCCGAGGGGTTGAAGGTCAACGACATCGGCCACGTGGTGCTGCGCACCGCCGAGCCGCTGGCGCTGGACGACTACACCGACAACCGCCGGACCGGATCGTTCCTGCTGATCGATCCGGCCGACGGCACCACCCTCACCGCCGGCATGGCGGGCGAGGCGTTCGACACCGTCAGCACCAACGACGCTCCCGACGAGGAGGACTGGGTCTGA
- a CDS encoding ABC transporter ATP-binding protein, which translates to MTTALTTSAAAPAVDTPDGEYAVRLSHVHKTFGRPGTAAPVLDDISLDVAPGEFVTLLGASGCGKSTLLNLVAGLDRPTAGTIEVPGARPALMFQDHALFPWLSAGKNIELALRLAGVPKAERQSEAERLLELVRLGGSFKKRVHELSGGMRQRVALARSLAQGSNVLLMDEPFAALDAITRDVLHDEITRIWAEQRLSVLFVTHNVREAVRLAQRVVLLSSRPGRIAKEWRIDLPQPRRIESAGVADLSIEITEHLRGEIRRHVQQP; encoded by the coding sequence ATGACCACGGCACTGACCACCTCGGCAGCCGCCCCCGCCGTCGACACCCCGGACGGCGAGTACGCCGTCCGGCTCTCGCACGTGCACAAGACCTTCGGCCGTCCCGGCACCGCAGCCCCGGTGCTGGACGACATCAGCCTCGACGTCGCGCCCGGCGAGTTCGTCACGCTGCTCGGCGCCTCGGGCTGCGGCAAGTCCACCCTGCTCAACCTGGTGGCCGGCCTCGACCGGCCGACCGCCGGCACCATCGAGGTGCCCGGCGCCCGCCCCGCCCTGATGTTCCAGGACCACGCGCTGTTCCCCTGGCTCAGCGCCGGCAAGAACATCGAACTCGCCCTGCGCCTGGCCGGCGTGCCCAAGGCCGAGCGCCAGTCCGAGGCCGAGCGCCTGCTGGAGCTGGTCCGGCTCGGCGGCTCGTTCAAGAAGCGGGTGCACGAGCTGTCCGGCGGCATGCGCCAGCGCGTCGCGCTGGCCCGCTCGCTCGCCCAGGGCTCCAACGTGCTGCTGATGGACGAGCCGTTCGCCGCACTCGACGCCATCACCCGCGACGTGCTGCACGACGAGATCACCCGGATCTGGGCCGAGCAGCGGCTCAGCGTCCTGTTCGTCACCCACAACGTGCGCGAGGCCGTCCGGCTCGCCCAGCGGGTCGTCCTGCTCTCCTCCCGGCCCGGCCGGATCGCCAAGGAGTGGCGGATCGACCTGCCGCAGCCGCGCCGCATCGAGTCCGCGGGCGTCGCGGATCTGTCCATCGAGATCACCGAGCACCTGCGTGGGGAGATCCGCCGCCATGTCCAGCAGCCCTGA
- a CDS encoding aliphatic sulfonate ABC transporter substrate-binding protein, translating into MAPSTESTHTPNRPNAGRIRRAAAVTAAVITAAGLLSACSYGSKSTDKASAAPAASAGGAKLSADTVKIGYFANLTHGTALVGLQQGLFQKELGATQIKTQVFNAGPAEIEALNAGSIDIGWIGPSPAINGYTKSEGKSLKIIGGSASGGVKLVVNPDKIKTVDDLKGKKIATPQLGNTQDVALLNYLAGKGWKVDAQSGAGDVSVVRTDNKVTPDAYKSGSIDGAWVPEPTASKLVTLGAKVLLNEKDVWPDKKFVITNIIVSQKFLTEHPDVVEAVLRGSVNTNAFIKANPDQAKAAANAQIKADAGNALDAAVLDPAWADIDFLDDPLAGTLQAEADHAVTAGLLKKPTLAGIYDLNPLNKVLKEKGQPAVADAGLGAK; encoded by the coding sequence ATGGCACCGAGCACCGAGTCCACCCATACCCCGAACCGCCCCAACGCCGGTCGGATCAGACGGGCCGCCGCCGTCACCGCGGCCGTGATCACCGCCGCCGGTCTGCTCTCGGCCTGCAGCTACGGCTCGAAGAGCACCGACAAGGCCTCCGCCGCCCCGGCCGCGTCCGCCGGCGGCGCCAAGCTCTCCGCCGACACGGTCAAGATCGGTTACTTCGCCAACCTGACCCACGGCACCGCCCTGGTCGGCCTGCAGCAGGGCCTGTTCCAGAAGGAGCTCGGCGCCACCCAGATCAAGACCCAGGTCTTCAACGCCGGCCCGGCCGAGATCGAGGCGCTGAACGCCGGCTCGATCGACATCGGCTGGATCGGCCCCTCCCCGGCGATCAACGGCTACACCAAGTCCGAGGGCAAGTCCCTGAAGATCATCGGTGGTTCGGCCTCCGGCGGCGTCAAGCTGGTGGTCAACCCCGACAAGATCAAGACGGTCGACGACCTCAAGGGCAAGAAGATCGCCACCCCGCAGCTGGGCAACACCCAGGACGTGGCGCTGCTCAACTACCTGGCGGGCAAGGGCTGGAAGGTCGACGCCCAGTCCGGCGCCGGCGACGTCAGCGTGGTCCGCACCGACAACAAGGTGACCCCGGACGCGTACAAGTCCGGCTCGATCGACGGCGCCTGGGTGCCCGAGCCGACCGCCTCCAAGCTGGTCACCCTCGGCGCCAAGGTCCTGCTGAACGAGAAGGACGTCTGGCCCGACAAGAAGTTCGTGATCACCAACATCATCGTCTCGCAGAAGTTCCTCACGGAGCACCCGGACGTGGTCGAGGCCGTGCTGCGCGGCTCGGTGAACACCAACGCCTTCATCAAGGCCAACCCCGACCAGGCCAAGGCCGCCGCCAACGCCCAGATCAAGGCCGACGCGGGCAACGCCCTGGACGCCGCGGTGCTCGACCCGGCCTGGGCCGACATCGACTTCCTGGACGACCCGCTGGCCGGCACCCTGCAGGCCGAGGCCGACCACGCGGTGACCGCCGGGCTGCTCAAGAAGCCCACCCTGGCCGGGATCTACGACCTGAACCCGCTCAACAAGGTGCTCAAGGAGAAGGGTCAGCCGGCCGTCGCCGACGCCGGTCTCGGCGCCAAGTGA
- a CDS encoding nitrite/sulfite reductase has protein sequence MATTPETVEPQDGGAPAPRPAARKVTRHRGEGQWGMGHFTPLNANEQFKKDDDGLNVRTRIETIYAHRGFDSIDPADLRGRMRWWGLYTQRKEGIDGGKTAILEPHELDAEFFMLRVRIDGGRLTVAQLKAISEVSEEYARGTADLTDRQNVQYHWIRIEDVPAIWQKLEAVGLSTTEACGDTPRVILGSPVAGIAEDEIIDGTPAIEEIQRRFIGNKDFSNLPRKFKSAVSGSPLLDVAHEINDVAFVGVDHPEHGPGFDLWVGGGLSTNPKLGVRLGAWVPLEDVADVYGGVIGIFRDYGYRRLRNRARLKFLVADWGTEKFRQVLEDEYLQRKLVDGPAPEQPTGQWRDHVGVHRQKDGRFYVGFAPRVGRVSGKVLGQIAELAAAHGSDRLRTTAEQKMLVLDIAEDQVESLVAGLEALDLRVTPSPFRRGTMACTGIEYCKLAIVETKERGRTLIDELERRLPEFSEPLTININGCPNACARIQVADIGLKGQLVTDENGEQVEGYQVHLGGALGLEAGFGRKVRGLKVTSAGLPDYVERVLTRYQDDRKDGERFAQWAARASEEQLS, from the coding sequence ATGGCCACCACTCCCGAAACGGTCGAGCCCCAGGACGGCGGCGCTCCCGCGCCCCGCCCCGCCGCCCGCAAGGTGACCCGCCACCGCGGCGAGGGCCAGTGGGGCATGGGCCACTTCACTCCGCTGAACGCCAACGAGCAGTTCAAGAAGGACGACGACGGTCTCAATGTGCGGACACGCATTGAGACGATCTACGCGCACCGCGGCTTCGACTCGATCGACCCGGCGGACCTGCGCGGCCGGATGCGCTGGTGGGGTCTCTACACCCAGCGCAAGGAGGGCATCGACGGCGGCAAGACCGCGATCCTCGAACCGCACGAGCTGGACGCCGAGTTCTTCATGCTCCGGGTGCGCATCGACGGCGGCCGCCTGACGGTGGCCCAGCTGAAGGCGATCTCCGAGGTCTCCGAGGAGTACGCCCGCGGCACCGCCGACCTGACCGACCGGCAGAACGTCCAGTACCACTGGATCCGGATCGAGGACGTCCCGGCGATCTGGCAGAAGCTGGAGGCCGTCGGCCTGTCCACCACCGAGGCCTGCGGCGACACCCCGCGCGTCATCCTCGGCTCGCCGGTGGCCGGCATCGCCGAGGACGAGATCATCGACGGCACGCCCGCCATCGAGGAGATCCAGCGCCGCTTCATCGGCAACAAGGACTTCTCCAACCTGCCGCGCAAGTTCAAGTCGGCGGTCTCCGGTTCGCCGCTGCTGGACGTGGCGCACGAGATCAACGACGTCGCCTTCGTCGGCGTGGACCACCCGGAGCACGGCCCCGGCTTCGACCTCTGGGTCGGCGGCGGCCTGTCCACCAACCCCAAGCTGGGTGTGCGCCTGGGCGCCTGGGTCCCGCTGGAGGACGTCGCGGACGTCTACGGCGGCGTGATCGGCATCTTCCGCGACTACGGCTACCGCCGCCTGCGCAACCGCGCCCGGTTGAAGTTCCTGGTCGCCGACTGGGGCACCGAGAAGTTCCGCCAGGTGCTGGAGGACGAGTACCTGCAGCGCAAGCTGGTCGACGGCCCGGCGCCCGAGCAGCCCACCGGCCAGTGGCGCGACCACGTCGGCGTGCACCGGCAGAAGGACGGCAGGTTCTACGTCGGGTTCGCGCCGCGGGTCGGCCGGGTCTCCGGCAAGGTCCTCGGCCAGATCGCCGAGCTCGCCGCCGCCCACGGCTCGGACCGCCTGCGCACCACCGCCGAGCAGAAGATGCTCGTCCTCGACATCGCCGAGGACCAGGTCGAGTCGCTGGTGGCCGGCCTGGAGGCGCTGGACCTGCGGGTCACCCCGTCGCCGTTCCGCCGCGGCACGATGGCCTGCACCGGCATCGAGTACTGCAAGCTGGCGATCGTCGAGACCAAGGAGCGCGGCCGCACCCTGATCGACGAGCTGGAGCGCCGCCTGCCGGAGTTCTCCGAGCCGCTGACCATCAACATCAACGGCTGCCCGAACGCCTGCGCCCGCATCCAGGTCGCCGACATCGGCCTCAAGGGCCAGCTGGTCACCGACGAGAACGGCGAGCAGGTCGAGGGGTACCAGGTGCACCTCGGCGGCGCGCTCGGCCTGGAGGCCGGCTTCGGCCGCAAGGTCCGCGGCCTCAAGGTCACCAGCGCCGGCCTGCCGGACTACGTCGAGCGCGTGCTGACCCGCTACCAGGACGACCGCAAGGACGGCGAGCGGTTCGCCCAGTGGGCGGCCCGGGCCAGCGAGGAGCAGTTGTCGTGA
- a CDS encoding putative leader peptide — protein sequence MPSAGTTLVGRLHVDLLRVSSAICPVT from the coding sequence ATGCCTAGCGCCGGAACCACCCTAGTAGGTCGACTGCACGTCGATCTCCTTCGCGTGTCCAGCGCCATCTGTCCGGTGACCTGA
- a CDS encoding ABC transporter permease: MSSSPDTTLVKDQDQQPETSDSASVEAGLDALETYQAQRTPIGQVLRQKVLPPILGIALVLALWQLAYSLHLTSSYKLPSPADVFVAFQDLWYQGTLFSIIWTSVWRGLSGFALSVVIGTPLGLLVAQVKPVRAAVGPVLAGLQSLPSVAWVPAAVIWLGINDSAMYAVILLGAVPSIANGLISGIDQVPPLYLRAGKTLGATGLRGARHILLPAALPGYLAGLKQGWAFSWRSLMAAELIASSPDLGLGLGRYLENQREFNDMSGVLLGIVLILVVGVAIDLLFFSPIERRVLRSRGLLVNTR, translated from the coding sequence ATGTCCAGCAGCCCTGACACCACCCTGGTCAAGGACCAGGACCAGCAGCCGGAGACCTCCGACTCCGCGAGCGTCGAGGCCGGCCTCGACGCCCTGGAGACCTACCAGGCCCAGCGCACCCCGATCGGCCAGGTGCTCCGCCAGAAGGTGCTGCCGCCGATCCTCGGCATCGCCCTGGTGCTCGCCCTCTGGCAGCTCGCCTACAGCCTCCACCTGACGAGCTCCTACAAGCTGCCCAGCCCCGCGGACGTGTTCGTCGCGTTCCAGGACCTCTGGTACCAGGGCACGCTGTTCTCGATCATCTGGACCAGCGTCTGGCGCGGCCTGTCCGGCTTCGCGCTGTCCGTCGTCATCGGCACCCCGCTCGGCCTGCTGGTCGCCCAGGTCAAGCCGGTCCGCGCCGCCGTCGGCCCGGTGCTCGCCGGCCTCCAGTCGCTGCCCTCGGTCGCCTGGGTGCCGGCCGCGGTCATCTGGCTCGGCATCAACGACTCCGCGATGTACGCCGTCATCCTGCTCGGCGCCGTCCCGTCCATCGCCAACGGCCTGATCTCCGGCATCGACCAGGTCCCGCCGCTCTACCTGCGGGCCGGCAAGACCCTCGGCGCCACCGGCCTGCGCGGTGCCCGCCACATCCTGCTGCCCGCCGCCCTCCCCGGCTACCTGGCCGGCCTCAAGCAGGGCTGGGCCTTCTCCTGGCGCTCCCTGATGGCCGCCGAACTCATCGCCTCCTCCCCCGACCTGGGCCTCGGCCTCGGCCGGTACCTGGAGAACCAGCGCGAGTTCAACGACATGTCCGGCGTGCTGCTCGGCATCGTCCTGATCCTCGTCGTCGGCGTCGCCATCGACCTGCTGTTCTTCTCCCCGATCGAGCGGCGCGTCCTGCGCAGCCGCGGACTGCTGGTGAACACCCGATGA
- a CDS encoding Uma2 family endonuclease — protein sequence MTVAPEPTWPVPPEGGWTADDLDRLPNLPPHTELLDGSLVFVSPQSLFHLCAINLLYYGLLQAKPAELAAIREMTVTLGRRDRPEPDIIVVPREAATDARQTTFQPGDVMLAVEVVSPDSVARDREVKPRKYAGAGFPHFWRVENESGELAVHVFERDGATGAYAPVGIHRKRLALDLPFPIDIDLTDPQRWL from the coding sequence ATGACCGTCGCACCTGAGCCCACCTGGCCCGTTCCCCCCGAGGGCGGCTGGACCGCCGACGACCTCGACCGGCTTCCGAACCTGCCTCCGCACACGGAGCTGCTCGACGGGAGTCTGGTTTTTGTGAGTCCGCAGTCCCTCTTCCACCTCTGTGCGATCAACCTGCTGTACTACGGCTTGCTCCAGGCCAAACCGGCGGAGCTGGCGGCGATCCGCGAGATGACGGTGACCCTCGGCAGGCGGGACCGCCCCGAGCCGGACATCATCGTGGTGCCACGCGAGGCGGCCACGGACGCCCGGCAGACCACCTTCCAGCCGGGTGACGTGATGCTGGCGGTCGAGGTGGTGTCGCCGGACTCGGTGGCGCGTGACCGCGAGGTGAAGCCGCGCAAGTACGCCGGGGCCGGGTTCCCGCACTTCTGGCGGGTGGAGAACGAGAGCGGAGAGCTCGCGGTGCACGTCTTCGAGCGGGACGGGGCGACCGGGGCGTACGCGCCGGTGGGGATCCACCGGAAGCGGCTGGCCCTCGATCTGCCGTTCCCGATCGACATTGATCTGACGGACCCGCAGCGGTGGCTGTGA
- the cysC gene encoding adenylyl-sulfate kinase has product MSTATTPATGEAAEAAVPAAACERGATVWLTGLPSAGKTTLAFALAERLRAEGHKVEVLDGDEIREFLSKGLGFTREDRHTNVTRIGFVAEKLAANGVKVLAPVIAPFADSRAAVRERHLANGTDFLEIHVATPVELCSERDVKGLYAKQAAGEISGLTGVDDPYEAPEDPELRIQTQGRTVAESAADLHAFLTERGLA; this is encoded by the coding sequence GTGAGCACAGCCACCACCCCGGCGACCGGAGAAGCCGCAGAGGCGGCCGTCCCGGCCGCCGCCTGCGAGCGCGGCGCCACCGTGTGGCTGACCGGGCTGCCCTCCGCGGGCAAGACCACCCTGGCCTTCGCCCTCGCCGAGCGCCTGCGCGCCGAGGGCCACAAGGTCGAGGTGCTCGACGGTGACGAGATCCGCGAGTTCCTCTCCAAGGGCCTCGGCTTCACCCGCGAGGACCGGCACACCAACGTCACCCGGATCGGCTTCGTCGCCGAGAAGCTGGCGGCCAACGGTGTGAAGGTGCTGGCCCCGGTGATCGCCCCGTTCGCCGACTCCCGCGCCGCGGTGCGCGAGCGGCACCTGGCGAACGGCACCGACTTCCTGGAGATCCACGTCGCGACCCCGGTCGAGCTGTGCTCGGAGCGCGACGTCAAGGGCCTGTACGCCAAGCAGGCCGCCGGTGAGATCTCGGGTCTCACCGGGGTGGACGACCCGTACGAGGCCCCGGAGGACCCGGAGCTCCGCATCCAGACGCAGGGCCGAACGGTTGCCGAGTCCGCAGCCGATCTGCACGCCTTCCTGACCGAGAGGGGCCTCGCATGA
- a CDS encoding MarR family winged helix-turn-helix transcriptional regulator yields MTATDPALTALASGWAALYVLHGRIDAHIERALQAEHDLSVREYSLLDVLSRQHDGEGGHLQMKQVADAVVLSQSATTRLVTRLEDRGLLARYLCPTDRRGIYTDVSEAGLTLLAAARPTNDSALREALDEAAKNPELAPLVSAVESVNR; encoded by the coding sequence GTGACCGCCACCGATCCCGCGCTGACCGCCCTCGCCAGCGGCTGGGCCGCGCTCTACGTGCTGCACGGACGGATCGACGCGCACATCGAACGCGCCCTGCAGGCCGAGCACGACCTCAGCGTCCGGGAGTACTCGCTGCTCGACGTGCTCAGCCGCCAGCACGACGGCGAGGGCGGCCACCTCCAGATGAAGCAGGTCGCCGACGCGGTCGTGCTCAGCCAGAGCGCCACCACCCGCCTGGTCACCCGCCTGGAGGACCGCGGCCTGCTCGCCCGCTACCTCTGCCCCACCGACCGCCGCGGCATCTACACCGACGTCAGCGAAGCCGGCCTCACCCTCCTAGCGGCCGCCCGTCCCACCAACGACAGCGCGCTGCGCGAGGCCCTCGACGAAGCCGCCAAGAACCCCGAACTCGCCCCGCTGGTCAGCGCCGTGGAGTCGGTGAACCGCTGA
- a CDS encoding sirohydrochlorin chelatase: MTRRPEGAAAPSGPTLLLIAHGSRDPRHAATVDRLVGAVRALRPGLDVATAYLDHCAPRIPQVLGRLTDAVAVPLLLSRAYHAKHDIPAALRAAGAALPVADVLGPSPLLLDALDRRLAEAGLDVRSPAVRARTGVVLASAGSSDPAANAATRAVAATWQATRGWAAVELAHASTGGPTVQDAIAALRARGAARTAVAPYLLAPGLLPDRITAAATDADLVADVLGASPELAHLLLARYDAAALTAALAA, encoded by the coding sequence ATGACCCGCCGCCCCGAGGGGGCCGCCGCCCCCTCGGGGCCCACCCTCCTCCTCATCGCCCACGGCAGCCGCGACCCCCGGCACGCCGCCACCGTCGACCGACTCGTCGGCGCCGTCCGCGCCCTGCGCCCCGGCCTCGACGTCGCCACCGCCTACCTGGACCACTGCGCCCCGCGCATCCCCCAGGTCCTCGGCCGGCTCACCGACGCCGTCGCCGTCCCGCTGCTGCTGAGCCGCGCGTACCACGCCAAGCACGACATCCCCGCCGCGCTGCGCGCCGCCGGTGCCGCCCTCCCGGTCGCCGACGTGCTCGGCCCCTCGCCCCTGCTGCTCGACGCCCTCGACCGCCGCCTCGCCGAAGCCGGCCTGGACGTCCGCTCCCCCGCCGTCCGCGCCCGCACCGGCGTGGTCCTCGCCTCCGCCGGGTCCTCCGACCCCGCCGCGAACGCCGCCACCCGCGCCGTCGCCGCCACCTGGCAGGCCACCCGCGGCTGGGCCGCCGTCGAACTCGCCCACGCCTCCACCGGCGGCCCCACCGTCCAGGACGCGATCGCCGCCCTGCGGGCCCGCGGCGCGGCCCGCACCGCCGTCGCCCCGTACCTGCTCGCCCCGGGCCTGCTCCCCGACCGCATCACCGCCGCCGCCACCGACGCCGACCTGGTCGCCGACGTCCTCGGCGCCTCCCCGGAGCTCGCCCACCTCCTCCTGGCCCGCTACGACGCCGCCGCCCTCACCGCCGCCCTCGCCGCCTGA
- the cysD gene encoding sulfate adenylyltransferase subunit CysD: MTTATRSLVATDGNPYALSHLDALEAESVHIFREVAGEFERPVILFSGGKDSIVMLHLALKAFAPAAIPFSLLHVDTGHNFPEVIEYRDRTAAQHNLRLHVASVQDFIDRGLLRERPDGTRNPLQTVPLLDAIESNKFDAVFGGGRRDEEKARAKERVFSLRDEFGAWDPRRQRPELWSLYNGRHAPGEHVRVFPLSNWTELDVWQYIEREDIELPEIYYAHERDVFKRDGMWLTAGEWGGPKEHETVEKRLIRYRTVGDMSCTGAVDSDAATIADVIAEIAASRLTERGATRADDKMSEAAMEDRKREGYF, translated from the coding sequence ATGACCACCGCCACCCGGAGCCTCGTCGCCACCGACGGGAACCCTTACGCGCTGTCGCACCTGGACGCCCTCGAGGCCGAGTCGGTGCACATCTTCCGCGAGGTGGCGGGCGAGTTCGAGCGGCCGGTGATCCTGTTCTCCGGCGGCAAGGACTCCATCGTCATGCTGCACCTGGCGCTGAAGGCCTTCGCCCCGGCGGCGATCCCCTTCTCGCTGCTGCACGTGGACACCGGCCACAACTTCCCCGAGGTCATCGAGTACCGCGACCGCACGGCCGCGCAGCACAACCTGCGGCTGCACGTCGCCTCGGTGCAGGACTTCATCGACCGCGGCCTGCTGCGCGAGCGCCCGGACGGCACCCGCAACCCGCTGCAGACCGTGCCGCTGCTGGACGCCATCGAGTCCAACAAGTTCGACGCGGTCTTCGGCGGCGGCCGCCGCGACGAGGAGAAGGCCCGCGCCAAGGAGCGCGTCTTCTCCCTGCGCGACGAGTTCGGCGCCTGGGACCCGCGGCGCCAGCGGCCCGAGCTGTGGTCGCTGTACAACGGCCGGCACGCGCCGGGCGAGCACGTGCGCGTCTTCCCGCTCTCCAACTGGACCGAGCTGGACGTCTGGCAGTACATCGAGCGCGAGGACATCGAGCTCCCGGAGATCTACTACGCCCACGAGCGCGACGTGTTCAAGCGCGACGGGATGTGGCTGACCGCCGGCGAGTGGGGCGGCCCCAAGGAGCACGAGACGGTCGAGAAGCGGCTGATCCGCTACCGCACCGTCGGCGACATGTCCTGCACCGGCGCCGTCGACTCGGACGCCGCCACCATCGCGGACGTCATCGCCGAGATCGCCGCCAGCCGCCTCACCGAACGTGGCGCCACCCGCGCGGACGACAAGATGTCCGAGGCCGCCATGGAAGACCGCAAGCGCGAGGGGTACTTCTAA